A DNA window from Camelina sativa cultivar DH55 chromosome 17, Cs, whole genome shotgun sequence contains the following coding sequences:
- the LOC104758531 gene encoding uncharacterized protein LOC104758531 produces MIKVSMEESQGINGVDDSYRHLPVLYLTFLSIWSLSACSWTVNTFKNRHFQTNSLQWTLASVPLIKALQLTLSFLFWHSCFHHHICSLWMSFGVYVTGVLFQTASFVSFLLISHGYCITCERLSLTERRTTASLGCVFYLTLVGYRASVPYFSVLLILNYIISFYVIFHHISQNLSVLREQLSFIEDENVQAMHDAVYAKYIMFKKFQGAMQIVAMAETVIYMNMDNSSQNYWLRLLIREWAQFCIFLYIGWTFRSQDMAPRFSVMPTLKPKENTMIPPIYSMEMDAKSFKEFRSQEWNIGVPMPYSNYEKQKDSVLVIIQHPR; encoded by the exons ATGATTAAGGTTTCAATGGAAGAATCTCAGGGCATCAATGGCGTCGATGATTCATATCGTCATCTCCCAGTTCTCTACTTAACTTTTCTATCGATCTGGTCTCTCTCTGCTTGTTCTTGGACGGTTAACACTTTCAAAAATCGACACTTTCAG ACGAATAGTTTACAATGGACTCTTGCTTCAGTTCCATTAATCAAAGCCTTACAGCTCACTCTATCTTTCCTCTTTTG GCATTCATGTTTTCACCATCACATTTGCTCTCTTTGGATGTCTTTTGGTGTCTATGTGACCGGTGTTCTGTTTCAGACAGCTTCGTTTGTGTCTTTTTTACTCATCTCTCATGGTTATTGCATCACTTGTGAACGGCTCTCATTGACTGAACGTAGAACCACAGCTTCACTTGGTTGTGTCTTTTACTTGACTCTTGTTGGATACAGAGCTTCTGTTCCTTATTTTTCT GTGCTTCTGATACTTAACTACATTATCTCATTCTATGTTATTTTTCACCACATCTCGCAAAACTTATCGGTGTTACGAGAACAGCTGAGTTTCATTGAGGATGAGAATGTTCAAGCTATGCATGACGCTGTGTATGCTAAATATATCATGTTCAA AAAATTCCAAGGAGCTATGCAGATTGTAGCCATGGCAGAAACTGTG ATCTATATGAATATGGATAACTCCTCGCAGAACTATTGGCTCCGGCTGCTAATTCGAGAATGGGCTCAGTTCTGCATTTTTCTCTATATTGG TTGGACTTTCAGGTCACAGGACATGGCACCTCGCTTCTCAGTAATGCCTACACTAAAACCCAAAGAGAATACAATGATTCCTCCTATTTATAGCATG GAAATGGACGCAAAATCATTCAAAGAATTCAGAAGTCAGGAATGGAACATCGGAGTG CCAATGCCATATTCAAACTACGAAAAGCAAAAAGATTCAGTTCTAGTGATAATTCAGCATCCTCGATAG
- the LOC104758533 gene encoding aquaporin TIP2-1-like: MAGLDFGSFEDSFKLNTLKAYLAEFISTLLFVFAGVGSAIAFGKLTENAALDASGLVAIAICHGFALFVAVSIAANHSGGHVNPAVTFGLVVGGKVTVITGVFYWIAQLLGSTIACFLLKFVTGGLAIPIHSVAAGVGSTQGVVMEIIITFALVYTVYATAVDSNNGTLGTIAPLAIGLIVGANILAAGPFSGGSMNPARSFGPALAAGDFSGHWVYWVGPLVGGGLAGVIYSTAFITETKPEPTESERVPLISSA; encoded by the exons ATGGCCGGTCTTGACTTTGGTTCCTTTGAAGACTCCTTTAAATTGAACACTTTAAAAGCTTACCTAGCCGAGTTCATCTCTACTTTGCTCTTTGTTTTCGCTGGCGTTGGTTCCGCCATTGCCTTTG GAAAGCTAACAGAGAACGCGGCTCTTGATGCATCCGGACTAGTGGCGATTGCGATTTGCCACGGTTTTGCTCTCTTTGTGGCGGTTTCGATCGCAGCTAACCATTCTGGTGGCCATGTTAACCCAGCCGTGACATTTGGCCTTGTCGTCGGTGGAAAAGTCACAGTCATCACCGGAGTTTTCTACTGGATTGCTCAGCTTCTCGGCTCCACCATTGCTTGCTTCCTTCTCAAATTTGTCACCGGTGGTTTG GCGATTCCAATCCACAGCGTTGCGGCTGGAGTAGGATCAACACAAGGAGTAGTGATGGAGATCATTATTACATTCGCATTGGTCTACACCGTTTACGCCACAGCCGTTGACTCCAACAATGGCACTCTCGGAACCATCGCTCCTCTAGCCATCGGACTCATCGTTGGTGCTAACATTCTTGCAGCCGGTCCGTTCTCTGGCGGTTCCATGAACCCTGCTCGTTCCTTTGGACCAGCTCTCGCCGCTGGAGATTTTTCAGGACATTGGGTTTATTGGGTCGGTCCACTTGTTGGTGGCGGACTTGCTGGAGTTATCTACTCCACCGCTTTTATCACCGAGACCAAGCCTGAACCTACCGAGTCCGAACGTGTTCCTCTTATTTCCTCTGCTTAA
- the LOC104758532 gene encoding zinc phosphodiesterase ELAC protein 2-like: MINSMPYLPKNLRLLLLLSSSSSIKSCPFPLSLRPFSPRSFSLSTLFSSSSSSSMENHEANHNGSKSSNSFVFNKRRAEGIDKTDKKKRNLERKSQKLNPTNTIAYAQILGTGMDTQDTSSSVLLFFDKQRFIFNAGEGLQRFCTEHKIKLSKIDHVFLSRVCSETAGGLPGLLLTLAGIGEEGLSVNVWGPSDLNYLVDAMKSFIPRAAMVHTRSFGPSSTPDPIVLVNDEIVKISAIVLKPCHSEEDSGNKSDELSVVYVCELPEILGKFDLEKAKKVFGVRPGPKYSKLQSGQSVKSDERDITVYPSDVMGPSLPGPIVLLVDCPTESHAAALFAVNSLESYYSCPDDQTNGAKFVNCIIHLSPSSVTSSPTYQSWMKKFHSTQHILAGHQRKNMAFPILKASSRIAARLNYLCPQFFPAPGFWPSQLADNSIIDPTHSNECSSSNLAESITAENLLKFNLRPLAISGMDRSFIPAQLTSSEVVDELLSDIPEIKDKSEEIKQFWNKQHNKTIIEKLWLTESNTVLPSCLEDIRRDDMEFVLLGTGSSQPSKYRNVSAIYIDLFSRGSLLLDCGEGTLGQLKRRYGLDGADEAVRKLRCIWISHIHADHHAGLARILALRSKLLKGVTHEPVIVVGPRPLKRFLDAYQRLEDLDMEFLDCRSTTATSWASLESGGDAKGSLFSEGSPMQSVFKRSDIPTDDSSVLLCLKNLKKVLSETGLEDLISFPVVHCPQAFGVVIKAAERVNSIGEQIPGWKMVYSGDTRPCPEIVEASRDATVLIHEATFEDALIEEALAKNHSTTKEAIDMGSSAGVYRIVLTHFSQRYPKIPVIDESHMHNTCIAFDLMSINMADLQVLPKVLPYFKTLFRDEMAEDEDDVAMDDLKEEAL; the protein is encoded by the exons atgataaaCTCAATGCCCTATTTACCCAAAAACCtacgccttcttcttctcctctcttcttcttcttctataaagTCTTGtccttttcctctttctctcagaCCCTTTTCTCCACgatccttctctctctccaccctcttctcctcttcttcctcgtcttcaATGGAGAATCACGAAGCTAATCATAACGGTTCCAAGTCTTCTAATTCGTTCGTGTTCAATAAGCGAAGAGCTGAAGGAATTGACAAAACcgataagaaaaaaagaaatcttgaACGCAAAAGCCAAAAGCTTAATCCCACAAATACCATTGCTTACGCAcag ATACTTGGAACGGGAATGGATACTCAGGATACATCATCATCTGTGTTACTCTTCTttgacaagcaaagattcatcTTTAATGCTGGAGAGGGATTGCAACGTTTCTGTACAGAACATAAGATTAAACTATCAAAG ATTGATCATGTATTTTTGTCTCGTGTCTGCTCAGAGACAGCAGGAGGACTTCCAG GTCTTTTACTAACTCTTGCTGGTATTGGTGAAGAAGGTCTTTCG gTGAATGTATGGGGTCCTTCTGATCTTAATTATTTAGTTGATGCAATGAAGTCGTTTATTCCACGGGCGGCTATGGTTCATACACGGAGTTTTGGTCCTTCGAGTACACCTGATCCTATTGTTCTTGTGAACGACGAAATTGTTAAAATATCCGCCATTGTCTTAAAACCGTGTCACTCTGAGGAAGACTCTGGCAACAAATCTGACGAGCTCTCAGTTGTATATGTATGTGAATTACCTGAAATATTGGGAAAATTTGACTTAGAGAAGGCCAAGAAGGTTTTTGGTGTTAGGCCTGGTCCAAAATATAGTAAGCTTCAGTCTGGACAATCAGTGAAGTCAGATGAAAGAGATATTACGGTTTATCCAAGTGATGTTATGGGACCTTCACTTCCTGGTCCCATTGTTCTCCTTGTGGACTGTCCAACAGAGTCGCACGCCGCAGCACTGTTTGCAGTGAACTCTTTGGAGAGTTATTATTCGTGTCCTGATGATCAAACCAATGGAGCAAAGTTTGTAAATTGTATTATACATTTAAGCCCATCTTCTGTGACAAGTAGTCCTACTTACCAAAGCTGGATGAAGAAGTTTCATTCCACTCAACACATTCTTGCTGGCCATCAGAG GAAGAATATGGCTTTCCCAATTCTGAAAGCAAGTTCAAGAATCGCTGCCAGACTTAACTATCTATGCCCTCAGTTCTTTCCTGCTCCTGGATTTTGGCCCTCTCAACTTGCTGATAACTCGATCATAGATCCCACTCATTCGAACGAG TGCTCAAGTTCAAATCTTGCTGAAAGCATTACTGCTGAAAATCTCCTCAAG TTCAATCTGCGTCCCCTTGCTATCAGTGGGATGGACAGATCTTTTATCCCTGCTCAGTTGACATCCTCAGAAGTAGTGGATGAGCTGCTTTCTGACATTCCGGAGATTAAAGATAAAAGTGAAGAAATCAAGCAGTTCTGGAATAAACAGCACAACAAGACGATCATCGAAAAGCTATGGCTGACTGAGAGTAACACTGTTCTTCCTAGCTGTCTTGAAGACATTAGACGAGATGACATGGAGTTTGTTCTACTAGGCACTGGTTCATCTCAGCCTTCAAAATACCGAAACGTCAGTGcaatatatattgatttattctCTAGAGGTAGTCTTCTCCTAGATTGTGGGGAAGGAACCTTGGGGCAGCTTAAAAGAAGATATGGTTTGGACGGTGCAGACGAGGCGGTTAGAAAACTGAGATGTATATGGATCTCTCATATCCACGCTGATCACCATGCGGGTCTTGCGAGAATATTAGCTCTTAGAAGCAAGCTTTTGAAAGGAGTGACTCATGAGCCAGTGATTGTAGTTGGACCGAGGCCACTTAAACGCTTTCTTGATGCATATCAAAGACTTGAGGATTTAGATATGGAGTTTCTTGATTGTAGAAGCACAACAGCAACTTCTTGGGCTTCTTTGGAAAGTGGCGGTGATGCAAAGGGTTCTTTGTTTAGTGAAGGAAGTCCCATGCAGAGTGTCTTCAAAAGATCTGATATCCCGACAGATGATTCTTCGGTTTTGCTTTGTTTAAAGAATCTGAAGAAGGTTCTTAGCGAAACCggtttggaggatttgattagTTTCCCTGTTGTACATTGTCCTCAAGCCTTCGGTGTCGTTATAAAAGCAGCTGAAAGAGTAAACAGCATTGGAGAACAAATCCCAGGTTGGAAAATGGTTTATTCAGGCGACACTAGACCTTGTCCCGAGATCGTTGAAGCATCACGAGATGCAACTGTTCTTATACATGag GCGACGTTTGAAGATGCATTGATAGAAGAAGCTTTGGCGAAGAATCACAGCACCACTAAAGAAGCCATCGATATGGGATCTTCAGCGGGTGTGTACAGGATTGTGCTAACGCATTTTAGCCAGAGATATCCAAAGATTCCAGTGATTGATGAGTCGCATATGCATAATACCTGCATTGCCTTTGATCTGATGAGTATAAACATGGCGGATTTGCAAGTGCTCCCTAAGGTTTTACCGTATTTCAAAACTCTCTTCAGAGATGAGATggctgaagatgaagatgatgtcgCTATGGATGActtaaaggaagaagctttgtGA